In the genome of Massilibacillus massiliensis, one region contains:
- a CDS encoding oleate hydratase, with protein sequence MGSYQKINPKAPENIKTRQAYLIGGGIASLAAAAFLIRDAHMPGENIHVLEALDVVGGSMDGAGTAEAGYTARGGREIEEHFECFMELFSFIPSINDPSRSVLDEFRELNLIEPIESHCRLVCNQGEKTDFSTLGLSKSNAMELAKLHLLTEEKLKDTTIEQYFSSDFFNTNFWYFWASMFAFEKWHSVVEVKRYMERFMHLIGGMNRLIGILHTEYNQYDSLVLPLVNWLKQKGVIFQYGVTVTDIDFSFSGNEKTVTAIHYTEDGKQGSVQVKNCDLVLFTNGSMTQNTVRGDIDHPAELNCSPDKGCFSVWEKISKKSPDFGHPGVFCSDIDKTKWLSFTITLKDDTVVFPYLLELTGDKPGMGGLVTIKDSNWLMSWVVPKQPHFINQPPNVKVLWAYALNMDVAGNYISKTISECTGKEMFEELLYHMGLKNQIPEILRHTVNVIPSMMPYITSQFMPRVAGDRPAVIPTGSKNFGFIGQFAEVPNDCVFTVEYSVRSAMMAVYGLMDLDKIVEPVYPSQYDVRVLVNAAKTCLDMDKISLKDLPLGKLLQGTELEALLKS encoded by the coding sequence ATGGGAAGTTATCAGAAGATTAATCCTAAGGCACCGGAAAATATTAAAACGAGACAGGCATATTTGATTGGGGGTGGCATTGCTAGTTTAGCGGCTGCTGCTTTCCTCATTAGGGATGCACATATGCCGGGTGAAAATATTCATGTGCTGGAAGCGCTGGATGTTGTAGGTGGTTCTATGGATGGAGCGGGTACAGCGGAGGCTGGTTATACGGCGCGTGGCGGCCGTGAAATAGAAGAGCATTTTGAATGTTTTATGGAGCTTTTTAGCTTTATTCCATCGATTAACGATCCATCACGTAGTGTATTGGATGAATTTCGTGAACTGAATTTAATAGAACCGATTGAATCGCATTGCCGGCTTGTCTGCAATCAAGGAGAAAAAACTGATTTTTCCACATTGGGACTATCAAAGAGCAATGCTATGGAATTGGCGAAATTACATCTGTTGACAGAAGAGAAGCTTAAAGATACGACGATAGAACAGTATTTCAGTTCGGATTTTTTTAATACGAATTTTTGGTACTTTTGGGCATCGATGTTTGCCTTTGAAAAATGGCATAGTGTAGTGGAAGTAAAACGATATATGGAACGGTTTATGCATTTAATAGGTGGTATGAATCGTTTGATTGGAATTTTGCATACAGAATATAATCAGTATGATTCACTTGTTTTGCCATTGGTGAATTGGCTGAAGCAAAAAGGTGTAATTTTTCAATATGGGGTTACTGTCACGGACATTGATTTCAGTTTTTCAGGCAATGAGAAGACGGTGACTGCGATTCATTATACAGAGGATGGAAAGCAAGGATCAGTGCAGGTAAAAAATTGTGATTTAGTATTGTTTACGAACGGATCAATGACGCAAAATACAGTAAGAGGTGATATTGATCATCCCGCGGAGTTGAATTGTTCACCGGATAAAGGATGTTTTTCAGTATGGGAAAAGATTTCGAAGAAATCGCCGGATTTTGGACATCCTGGAGTATTTTGCAGTGACATAGACAAAACAAAGTGGCTATCTTTTACGATTACGCTTAAAGATGATACTGTTGTATTTCCATACCTATTGGAGCTTACGGGAGATAAACCGGGTATGGGAGGATTGGTTACGATTAAGGATTCTAATTGGCTGATGAGCTGGGTGGTTCCTAAGCAGCCGCATTTTATCAACCAACCGCCTAATGTTAAGGTGCTTTGGGCATATGCTTTAAATATGGATGTGGCGGGTAATTATATTTCTAAAACTATTTCGGAGTGTACTGGGAAAGAAATGTTTGAGGAGTTGCTCTATCATATGGGGTTAAAGAATCAAATTCCTGAAATTCTGCGTCACACGGTAAATGTTATTCCAAGTATGATGCCATATATTACTTCGCAGTTTATGCCGCGCGTTGCTGGTGACCGTCCAGCGGTTATTCCAACGGGCAGTAAAAACTTTGGTTTTATCGGACAATTTGCAGAGGTTCCAAACGATTGTGTTTTTACGGTAGAATATTCTGTGCGTAGTGCGATGATGGCGGTGTATGGACTCATGGATTTAGATAAAATTGTGGAGCCTGTATATCCAAGCCAGTATGATGTGCGCGTCCTAGTAAATGCTGCAAAGACTTGTTTAGACATGGATAAAATCTCCTTGAAGGATTTGCCCCTTGGAAAATTATTGCAAGGAACGGAACTAGAAGCACTGCTTAAATCGTAA
- a CDS encoding YidC/Oxa1 family membrane protein insertase, with translation MKFLFDYFVGMMQSVVTFFYNITADLGFPNYGVAIILFTVVIKSLLFPLTAKQVKSMKAMKKLGPQMKVVQEKYKDDKIAQQKAMTDLYKETGVNPLAGCLPLLLQMPILSGMFYALRNYKYVSHPGFLWIKNLSAVDHFHILPILVVVTTYLLSRQGRLEALSSAAGGEVIGLVMPLFVGYMTWHFPAGLGLYWVVSNLVQMVQQRLLQRKEVAGS, from the coding sequence GTGAAATTTTTGTTCGATTATTTTGTTGGGATGATGCAGTCGGTGGTGACTTTTTTTTATAATATTACAGCCGATTTAGGATTTCCGAATTATGGTGTAGCGATCATTTTATTCACGGTTGTTATTAAAAGTTTATTGTTTCCGTTAACGGCAAAACAAGTGAAATCAATGAAAGCGATGAAAAAGCTTGGGCCTCAAATGAAAGTTGTGCAGGAAAAATATAAAGATGATAAAATTGCACAACAAAAAGCAATGACTGATTTATATAAAGAGACAGGGGTGAATCCGCTCGCCGGATGTTTGCCGCTTCTTTTGCAGATGCCGATTTTGAGTGGTATGTTTTATGCGTTGCGAAATTATAAATATGTAAGTCATCCTGGCTTTCTATGGATAAAAAACTTGTCGGCTGTAGATCACTTTCACATTTTACCGATATTGGTAGTTGTAACGACCTATCTTTTATCGAGGCAAGGTCGCCTAGAAGCTTTGAGTTCAGCGGCGGGTGGTGAAGTGATAGGACTTGTTATGCCGCTTTTTGTTGGATATATGACTTGGCATTTTCCAGCCGGCCTTGGTTTATACTGGGTCGTCAGCAACCTGGTACAAATGGTACAGCAGCGGTTGCTGCAAAGAAAGGAAGTTGCCGGTTCGTAA